The genomic region CCCCTTCGAATATGGCCCTATCTGCCTGTCAAGGACCACGGTACCTGCAATATCCATATGGACCCATGGGGTCTCCCCCACAAATTCTTTAAGAAAGACCGCAGCGGTGCTGGTCCCGGCTTTGCCCATATTTGAGCAGTTCTTTATGTCTGCAACAGAACTTTTGAGGTATTCCTTGTACTCCGGATAAAGAGGCAGCTGCCAGAGTTTTTCGCCGGATGCCTTTCCTGCTTCGATCACTTCATCAACAAATCTCTGATCGTTCCCAAGGACCCCGGTCGCCACATCCCCCAGGGCAGAGACACAGGCTCCCGTTAAAGTGGCAATGTCTATAAGTTTTGTCGCGCCCAGTTTTTTTGCATAGGTTATGCCGTCCGCCAGTATCATCCTGCCTTCGGCATCGGTAGAGATTATCTCAAGGGTCTTGCCGTCCATCGTATTTATTACATCCCCGGGCTTTAGCGCCCCTCCGTCCGGCATGTTCTCCGTCAAAGGCATTACCGCTATCACATTCTTCTTGAGCCTGAGCAAAGCTGCCGCCTCTATTGCATACAATACCGCCGCCGCCCCGGCCATATCGTGCTTCATCTCTTCCATCTTGTTCGAAGGCTTAAGGGAAATGCCTCCCGAATCAAAAGTGATCCCCTTGCCTATTAGAGCAATGACCTCTTTTGAATTCTTGTTCCCAAAGTATTTAAGAGTTATCATTTTGGGCTCTTCTGTACTGCCCCTGGCCACGGCAAGGAGGCCGCCCATTTTAAGCTGCTGCATCTCTTTTTTGCCCAGGACTTCTATTTCCAGACCGGCGGACTCAGCCGCTTTTTTTGCTGTCTTTTCAAAAATAGAAGGGGTGAGCTTGTTGGAGGGATGATCTGCCAGTTCGCGGGCCTTGTTAACTGCCTCACATATTACTGCGGTTGTTTGAGCTGCCGCGGCATATTTTTTGATATCTTTTGCGTCGGCAACGGCTATCGTAACTTGACCAAGTTCGGTCTTCTCCTCTTCCCTGCTGCTCTTATACCCTTCAAATTCGTACTGTCCTATGTAAAACCCTTCTACAAGGGCCTTCAGAACCGCCTCGGAAGGAGAGGAAGGGCAAAAGCCTGCCAGCGACACTGCAAGCTCTTCAACCTTTAATTTTTTCGCCTCTTGAACTAGCTGAGCCGCAGCCGCCCTTGCCTTGTCAGCGTCAAAGCCGTCCCTTTTGCCAAGCCCTGCGACGATCACCCTTTCTGGAGCGATCCTGTCATGGGTATGTATTACGGTAAGCGTTTTTTCTTTGCCGGAGATCTCTTTCTTTGCGATAAGGCTCTCTATCAAGCCCCCGATCGCCTTATCCAGGCCCGCCGCCGCTGCCGACGGCTTAACTGCGCCCTCAAAAACGCCCACGGCCAGAGCGCCGCATTTTATTTTTGTGATCTCCCCGCTGTCAAACAAGATCTTCATTGTTATGTATTAGAATTTTACCTTTGGGACTTCATTTGCACCTTCCGCGGCCTTGAACAGGGTTTTTTCTCTGTCAAACCCGAACATGCCCGCAAAAATGCTTGTAGGGAACCTTCTTACTGCGATGTTGTAGTTCTTAACGGTCTCGTTATACCTCATCCTCTCAACGGCTATCCTGTTCTCGGTCCCTTCTAGTGAATCGCTCAGCTGCCTGAAGTTGGCATCCGCTTTAAGATTTGGATAATTTTCCACGATCATCAAAAGCCTCGAAAGAGCTCCTTCGAGCCCGTTGGCAGCGCTAACTTTGTCGCTTGTAGAAGCAGCCCCTGCCAGCCTTGCCCTTGCGTCAGACACATTCTTGATGGCTTCTGTCTCGTGTATTTTGTACCCTTTGACCGTTTCCACCAGGTTTGGGATAAGGTCCAGCCTTCTCTGGTACTGGTTCTCTACCTGGGCCCAGGAGGCCTTTACCGACACATCCATTCCGACAAGATTATTATATACACCTATCACCCAGCCCCCTATTATGACTGCCGCGGCTATTATCCCTATTATCCAGATCCATTTTTTCGACATCAGAATCTCCTTTCCTACCAAGATCTTCCGGCCCCGCCCCCGCCCGATGATCCGCCTCCAAAGCCTCCGAACCCGCCTCCGCCGCCAAAACCTCCTCCAAAGGAGCCTCCGCCAAACCCGCCGCCCATCCACATGCCCCTTCCGATGGCGCCTCCGCCTCCTCCAAAAGAAGCGGCCAGACCAATTATAGCACCGATGGCAGCGCCAACCGCGGCAGCAATAAAATACCCGATAAAGGCTCCTGTAAGAGCAGAAAAGACAGCTTTGGAGACTTTTTTGGTCCTGTCAAAAAGCCCCATCAGGGCGGCAAACACAACGAACAACGCCGCCAAAAGCAGGAGGCCTATCAAAGAGCCCTTCTTTGCCGGAGGCTTTCCAATATCCTTGATATTGCCGGATATCCTTTTGTTGAGAGCAGCAACACCTGAGACCAGCCCTTCTCCATAATGTCCCTTCTTGAAGTGGGGAACAACTTCCTCGTCAAGCACCCTTCCGCAAAAAGAGTCGGTCAAGAGGTATTCAAGTCCGTAGCCAACCTCTATCTCCGTCCTTCTTTCTTTTTCCGCCACAAGTATAAGATAGCCGTTATCCTTGCCTTTTTCACCAAGTTTCCATTTTTCGAAGAGTTTTACCGCATAAGTTTTGGGGTCAAGAGGCTCAGTGCTCTTTACCGTGGCCACGGCCAGTTCGCAGCCGGTTTTCTTTTTGAGCAGGGCGGCCATGGAAGAGAGCTTTTCTTTAGAGGCGGGATCTATTATCCCCGCAAAGTCGTTAACATGACCAACAGGGGAAGGAAATTTAATCTCTGCGGAAAGACATGTTCCGGTAAATAGAACAAGAAAAAGAAAAATCCCGACACTGAAGTGCCGGCTCCTGTTTGAACAAAACCGGAGCCGAACCTTTAGGTTCGGGTCATTGCTACACATTGACTATTTTAGTTCTTTCTTGGCAAGACGGATGGCAGACCTGACCCGCGACCGCGCTGTCCCGCCCTCGATGTCCTTGTCGTTTATGCTGGACTCGGGAGTGATAAAATCATACACATCCTGCCCTATTCTGTCGCAGTAGAGAGCAAATTCCTTTTTGGAAAGCGCGTAAAGCTCCTTGTTGTTGTCCACGCAGTAGCGCACTATCTTTCCGACGATCTCGTGCGCTTTTCTAAAAGGGACGCCTTTTTCCACTATATAGTCGGCAAGGTCGGTTGCGGTAAGCCAGCCGGTCTCCACCGCGGCTTTCATGTTGTCCTCGTTTATCTTCATGGTCGAGACCATTTTCTGCATTATCAACAGCACTGTTTTTACCGTATCTATCGAATCGAACAGAGGCTCTTTGTCCTCCTGCATGTCCCGGTTATAGGAAAGCGGAAGGCCTTTCAGCATGGTAAGCACGGAAAAAAGATCCCCGTAGACGCGCCCGGTCTTGCCGCGCGACAGCTCCGCCACATCCGGGTTCTTTTTTTGAGGCATTATGGATGAGCCGGTAGAATAAGCATCTGCCAGTTCGATGAACTTGAACTCGCTTGAGGAC from Candidatus Margulisiibacteriota bacterium harbors:
- a CDS encoding leucyl aminopeptidase, which codes for MKILFDSGEITKIKCGALAVGVFEGAVKPSAAAAGLDKAIGGLIESLIAKKEISGKEKTLTVIHTHDRIAPERVIVAGLGKRDGFDADKARAAAAQLVQEAKKLKVEELAVSLAGFCPSSPSEAVLKALVEGFYIGQYEFEGYKSSREEEKTELGQVTIAVADAKDIKKYAAAAQTTAVICEAVNKARELADHPSNKLTPSIFEKTAKKAAESAGLEIEVLGKKEMQQLKMGGLLAVARGSTEEPKMITLKYFGNKNSKEVIALIGKGITFDSGGISLKPSNKMEEMKHDMAGAAAVLYAIEAAALLRLKKNVIAVMPLTENMPDGGALKPGDVINTMDGKTLEIISTDAEGRMILADGITYAKKLGATKLIDIATLTGACVSALGDVATGVLGNDQRFVDEVIEAGKASGEKLWQLPLYPEYKEYLKSSVADIKNCSNMGKAGTSTAAVFLKEFVGETPWVHMDIAGTVVLDRQIGPYSKGATGAGVFSMVNYLAKS
- a CDS encoding LemA family protein, translating into MSKKWIWIIGIIAAAVIIGGWVIGVYNNLVGMDVSVKASWAQVENQYQRRLDLIPNLVETVKGYKIHETEAIKNVSDARARLAGAASTSDKVSAANGLEGALSRLLMIVENYPNLKADANFRQLSDSLEGTENRIAVERMRYNETVKNYNIAVRRFPTSIFAGMFGFDREKTLFKAAEGANEVPKVKF
- a CDS encoding TPM domain-containing protein, encoding MCSNDPNLKVRLRFCSNRSRHFSVGIFLFLVLFTGTCLSAEIKFPSPVGHVNDFAGIIDPASKEKLSSMAALLKKKTGCELAVATVKSTEPLDPKTYAVKLFEKWKLGEKGKDNGYLILVAEKERRTEIEVGYGLEYLLTDSFCGRVLDEEVVPHFKKGHYGEGLVSGVAALNKRISGNIKDIGKPPAKKGSLIGLLLLAALFVVFAALMGLFDRTKKVSKAVFSALTGAFIGYFIAAAVGAAIGAIIGLAASFGGGGGAIGRGMWMGGGFGGGSFGGGFGGGGGFGGFGGGSSGGGGAGRSW